From Rutidosis leptorrhynchoides isolate AG116_Rl617_1_P2 chromosome 3, CSIRO_AGI_Rlap_v1, whole genome shotgun sequence, a single genomic window includes:
- the LOC139902013 gene encoding uncharacterized protein yields MNENGVISDVIQLTAKSNVDHHFIPRLKEGSVYLLNHFDVVRNKDEYLYSCGNLLKKWTVIAVDVVGRVMNVGEPQPHKSGAVILEFDLANERGRRMKTTLWGTLGPSFVEKMPAANTLYCIILTSVSVKKTFNSNLSLSSTSATKIINDIQIPRLAKSIEKMSGVELPTDMEDTSAVWQLPPPKEGTLSQLLAMVQKGKKHISDDVFKCRVKITNIRLKNSWFRVECDVTDGTASAVIVLFDETAEALTKTTAARLLVMLDAETCNTVLPNALANLLNTKQVVMLKTISYFEHGPYESFNGVNVYPQEIAPENPPTEDPEDDLGPATVAKTSKLVSPLPSTPKAAKRIVEVPTPSKVAERVTHRN; encoded by the exons ATgaatgaaaatggcgttatcagtGATGTAATCCAGTTGACCGCTAAGAGCAATGTTGATCACCATTTCATCCCTCGATTGAAGGAGGGATCCGTCTACTTGCTTAACCACTTTGATGTGGTGCGCAATAAAGACGAGTACC TTTATAGTTGTGGTAACTTACTGAAAAAGTGGACTGTCATTGCTGTAGACGTAGTTGGGCGTGTCATGAATGTCGGGGAGCCACAACCACATAAATCAGGGGCGGTCATTCTAGAATTTGACCTTGCTAATGAAAG GGGTCGAAGAATGAAAACCACACTTTGGGGAACCTTGGGTCCGTCTTTTGTGGAGAAGATGCCTGCTGCTAATACTTTATATTGCATCATTCTAACCTCCGTATCAGTCAAAAAGACCTTCAACA GCAACCTATCTCTCTCGAGTACCTCCGCCACTAAAATTATCAATGACATTCAGATTCCGAGGCTTGCGAAGTCTATAGAGAAAATGAG TGGCGTTGAACTCCCAACCGACATGGAAGACACTTCTGCAGTGTGGCAGCTTCCACCACCAAAAGAAGGAACCCTTTCTCAGCTGCTTGCAATGGTCCAAAAGGGAAAAAAGCACATC TCGGATGATGTGTTCAAGTGCAGAGTCAAGATCACAAACATCCGCCTAAAAAACAGCTG GTTTCGTGTAGAATGCGATGTCACAGATGGAACTGCGTCTGCAGTTATTGTTTTGTTCGATGAGACAGCTGAGGCACTAACCAAGACCACTGCAGCGAGGCTGTTGGTCATGCTAGACGCG GAGACTTGCAACACAGTGTTGCCGAATGCACTCGCTAATCTCCTGAATACCAAGCAAGTGGTTATGTTGAAGACAATATCGTATTTTGAGCACGGGCCATATGAGAGTTTCAATGGTGTTAATGTGTACCCCCAAGAAATTGCTCCCGAGAACCCACCCACTGAAGATCCGGAAGACGATCTAGGGCCTGCAACCGTTGCCAAAACTTCCAAACTGGTCAGCCCTTTGCCCTCAACACCAAAAGCCGCAAAGAGAATCGTAGAAGTTCCTACTCCTTCGAAGGTTGCAGAGCGTGTCACCCATCGCAACTAA